The Verrucomicrobiia bacterium sequence GGTAACCGGAGCGGGCCACTTCGAGCGACCGCCGCGCCTTGGGCAGGAGTTGGTCGTTCAGCAGCGCCAGATTGCGGCTCGCTTCGCGATAAAGGTATGATCTGGCGGCCCAATCGGCCGCCAGCGCAATTTGCTCGCTCGACAATTGCGCCTGAGCAGAACGCTTATTGGCCTGGGCCTCGGCAATTTGCGCGGCGATCTTGTCGCGCCAGATGGGAAGTGACATGGTGCCCGGATTTCCCGGCAAACGATAGAGAGTTGGGTCGGTCTTTGCGTCACCCATGAAACCCAGGGTGAAGTCGGGCAGGCGGGACTTTTGGGCGAGGAGAATCGAAGCCTCGGCGGCGCGGACCTCCGCTTCGATGGCCTTGAGCCGCGTGTTTTGCGCCAGCGCCATGTCGAAGAGCTTGTCCGCGGTAAGGTCCAATGGCGTGGATTCAAAACGCTGAGGCATCGGCGGAGCCGGGTCCTCGGCTTTCAAACCCAGGGCGGCTTTAAACTGTGCCACCAGCGCGTTGCGCGAGTCCTCGAGGTTGGCAATGTCCGTGCGCAGCCGGTCCTCTTCGATCTGAGCGCGCAGCACGTCTTGCAGGGTGACCTTGCCCACTTCGTTTTGGGCGAGAGCTAGCTTTTCCAGGTCCGCCAGCAGGCCAAGCGTTTCCTGGTTGACCCGGAGTTTCTCCGCTAAAAAGTAGAGTTGGTAGTAGGAGCGCTTCACGTCGAACGCGCTCTCCAGTACAGTGGATTGAAAAGCGAAGTATTTGGCCTGGCTTTGGGCTGAGGCAATTTGCGCCCCCACTCGGAGTTTATCCGGCCAGGGGATGGTCCCCATCAGCCCGGGCATGATCGAAGTGACGATGTTCTGGATGTCCATCTGGAAGGTGAACTGGGGGTCGGGCAAAGAGCGCGCTTGGGTGATGCGTTCGATGGACGCGAGCCAATCGTAGTAGGCTGTTTCGACCTTTGGCTGGTTTAACAAGGCATAAGCGAGATAATTGCTGAGGCTGGAACTGGCCGAGAGCTCAGGCAGCACCGGCTTTTCGCCATGGGGGCGATAATCGGCGGCCACGCTTTGGGCCTGGCGGCGAGCTTCCTTCTCGCCTTTGGTCGGCACCCCTTTGCAGCCCGAAAGAATCAGGGCCAGAGCCGCGAGGCCCGCCATTGCGGCGTTGCGCGTCGGTTTCAAACTAATCATAAAATTCAAATGCGATATTTTGCATCGTCTCCTCTACTACGCCGAAAGGTGCGCCTTCCCTCTCGGAATTCACAGAAAGAAATGAAGTGCGCGCAGCTCGATGAATCGTGCGGGCGAAAGCAGCATTTGCCTGATGATGTCGGAGCGTGGAGCGTCAGGGTGGGTGGAGCACGGCGTACGTTTCAACGCCCTCACGCTCTACGGTCCTCCCGCTCACGCCGATCCATGCCGGCCGGTTCGGGATATGAAACTGCTTTTGCCCACTCCTTTCGTCAGCCAGTGCCTACTTGAGGGGAGCCACCTGAATGGAATCATTTGTGTAGCCTCGGGCGAGCCAGGGAAACTCTTCTTTCACTCTCGGGCTTGCGGCCCAGGCCTGGTCCTTGGTTACCCGATTGAATTCATTCACGCTCACGATCGGCTTTGCAGTGGTTAGAGTCGGCGACTGCCCGCCGCGACCCAATGCGGGGAAATCTTCACGCACTCGCGGACTGGCCGCCAAGGCGCTGTTCTTTCTGATGTACGAGGGAACCCTGTTGGCGCGCGCCACTGCTCCAGTTGAGGTCTGGGACTGCCTGGTCAGCCATTGGAATTCCTCCAGCCCGTGCGGGCTGGCAATGACCGGCCCGTTTACAATTGCAGATGCCTTGGCTGCCAGAGCCGCCAGGTTATCGGCCCGGACATTGGTCGCAAATGCCGCGACGATTGTCGCGCTCAAGAGAAGTGATTTTGTCATTTTCATATCATTGGCAATTTTAAGTTTTCTGCGGGCGATCCTCTCGCGCCCGTCTGTTCATTAATACGCCGGGACTGATCCGCATCCCTTTGACATTCTTTGCCAAAACCTCACCCTTTTTTGCCACGGCAGGAGCAACGGCGGCGAATAGATTGGGGACGGAATCACGGTGGGCGGAGCTGGGTATCGATTGGCCGTAGGTGACGCCGTTGACGCCCATGAGCATGTCCGCCTGCGGACCCTCATGCGGCCGAAATAGGGCCCGCCGATTCGATTTCCACATAGCTGGTTGCGTTCTGGCGGCTCTGATGACAGTTCATGCAAAGGGCTGGCTCACCGGCATTTGTGACAGTCGTTCCGTCATGCAGGGTAAATGGCGGCCAAGGTCCGAAGCAGGTGCGGGTAGTTTGGTGGGCGTGGTCGTTCCGTGCGGCTCATGGCGGCCTTTCAAATTTCACGCGGAACCGCGCTATCCTGTGATTGCCGCGAGTCGCAGCGGGATTCCTGGTCAAAAAGAAAAGCGGCGAGAAGCTTGGAGAAACCTCGCCGCCCTCTGGCCGAGCGTGTTCTTTACTTCTTTTCTTCCATGCCAGCCGTTGAACCACTGCCCGGCTTCGTCGCGCAGCAAAAGACCGAACTGCTGCCGCACTTTTCGCAGACATGCTTGACTTCATTTTTCCGCCCATGTTTGCCGGCTGCGATGACCTTGATAAAGGAGTCGCAGCCCGGGCAGAGATGTTTCTCGCCCACCGTCATGATTTTAATGTGTCCCTTTTCGGTGGTGACATTATGGATCATCACCGACTTGCACTTGGAACACACCATCGCGATGGTGTCACCGGGCTTGAGCGCCTCCGCCTCCGCCGTAGTCTTGATGCCCTGGAGCTTGAGCATGTGGGTTGCGCCCTTCATGTCGCTAATGTCATCCTGCGCCCGTGCCGCGTTGGGCAGTCCGACAGCAAGAGCCGCCGCCAGCGCCAGGCCATAGCATGGGCGCAGGCGGCCCTTCAGGTCCCTGATAGTCATTTTCTTCATGTTATTGTCTTTCGTTTGTTTTGTTTTGGTTTCGATTTCGATTCTCAGCGGATGTCCTATCACGAGGGGGGGGTGGTTCAATGCGCAACGAAAGTTGAGCGCGCCATAATGGCTGGCTTCGTGAGCGAACGCGAGACCCCTGAATAAGCATTCGCGCAAGGCGCCTTTCGGTGCCTTGAGTCCATGTTGGCTGCCACGGCGCAGCCAGAGCCGCCTTCCATCCGGACTGGTTGGAACCACTCGCGCGATGGGAATCACGACCGATTTGTCTGCCCACCTGCTTGGTATGATTCTCAAAGTGCTCGTCTTCATGTTTCGTTCTGTTTCCAATACGCCGCGACAGCGCGCATCCCTCAGAATTTCGGTTCGGTTCTAATAATAAGGCGCAGCGCCTGGGGTTTGACACGTTCGGACCAAGCCCTGGGAAGCAATTCGCGTTGCCGAAACAATAACTGATTAAGGGCTTCGGAATCCTCTGCCGCGCCCGGCCGTTTTCATCAACCCCCCTCTGCAAAAGACCCCGGCGCGGTTTAGGGCGCCAATTGATCAAATCATCGAGCGCGACGATCAATCCGTGGTTTCCGGTCTCCGTATTAGGACGATATGGACCCGGGCGGGGAATGAGTTGGCCAATTCTTGCATAGCCTTTGGCAATCCGTGGGGAGTCAGGAGCAAGCCAAAAGCCGTTAATCAGCATTATTAGCGGGCGAAAAAACATAAAGCCGACAACACATTTAGACAATAATCACTATGCGCTTCGTAAACCAAATCGACCAAATCGCAGTCAGCCGCCCCGCCTCTCCTTTTCTGCGGTGGAACCTGGCAGCCGCGCTTGTTCTCTTCGGACTGTGCTGGCCGGCCCGCGGTCAGTTTTATGCCGTGACCGACCTCGGCACTCTTGGCGGCGCCAACGGCATGGCCTACGGCATCAACAATCATGAGCAAATTGTGGGAGCAATGCAGACCGGCTTGGGCGGCTATCACGCCTTCATGTTCGATGGCGGCCGCATGGTGGATCTCGGCACGATGGGCGGGAGCAACAGTTGGGCTTATGGCGTTAACGACAGCGGTTGGATGGTCGGCGGGGCGCAGATGGCTTCGACCAACATGCGCGCTTTCCTCTGCGCCAACGCGCTGATGAATCCCGCAATGATGGATTTGGGCGCCCTTGGCGGCAGCAATAGCGCCGCGTGGATGATCAACATGCGCGGGGATATTGTCGGTTGGGCACTGACGACCAACGGCAGCCAGCATGCGTTTTTCATGACCAATTTTGCGGCCGGCGACATGATGGACCTGGGCACATCTGGCGGCACTAATTCGGCAGCGTATTGCATCAATAGCAACCGCATGGTGGTCGGGGGCGCGATGATGTCCAACGGCGTGATGGAGCCGATCATGTCCACCAATGCCCTATTCGGCAGTTCGAGCATGATGGCGATGGGAATGGGCAGCATGGGCGCATCGGGCGGCCAATCGTGGTACGTCAACGACATGGGAGACACCGCCGGGCAGGCAATGATGTCCGGCGGCAACTTCCATGCCTTCGTCTCCAGCGGCGGAGGCATGATGGGGCAAACGGTGGTCGATCTCGGTACGCTGGGCGGGACGAACAGCGCAGCCTATTGCCTGAACAACGCGGGCACAGCCGTTGGGATGGCGCAACTGGCCGCAGGAATGCCGCACGCATTCATGGTAACCAACGCTCTGGGAGGGATGGGCGGAATGGCTCGCATGACAGACTTGAACAACTTGATTCCAACCAACAGTGGCTGGGAACTGATGGTGGCGCGCGGCGTGAACGCGGCGGATCAAATTGTGGGCTGGGGAATGCGCGCCGGACACACGAATGCGTTTCTGCTCACGCCAGTGTCCGCTCCGGTCACGATGGTGGCGGGTCCGTCGCCGCGAGTCGTCGGGCCGGGAACTTCAGTTACACTCGGGATGCAGATGAGCGCCAGTGAACCGCTGACTTATCAATGGCTCCTAAACGGGATGCCCATTGAGGGCGCCACCAACGCAACATGCACGCTTTCTGGCATGAGCCTGGCAAATGCCGGTCAGTACACCGTCACGGCGAAAAACGTCGTGGGCACCGTGGCCAACTCATCGGCCGCCGTCAGCATGTTCAGTATGCAGTTCACCGGTGTAACCTTGCGCCTGACGCTCGCGGCGCCTGCCGGAAGCCACTTCAGGATTGATTACTCCGACATGTTAGGCGGCGCCGTGAATT is a genomic window containing:
- a CDS encoding TolC family protein; its protein translation is MISLKPTRNAAMAGLAALALILSGCKGVPTKGEKEARRQAQSVAADYRPHGEKPVLPELSASSSLSNYLAYALLNQPKVETAYYDWLASIERITQARSLPDPQFTFQMDIQNIVTSIMPGLMGTIPWPDKLRVGAQIASAQSQAKYFAFQSTVLESAFDVKRSYYQLYFLAEKLRVNQETLGLLADLEKLALAQNEVGKVTLQDVLRAQIEEDRLRTDIANLEDSRNALVAQFKAALGLKAEDPAPPMPQRFESTPLDLTADKLFDMALAQNTRLKAIEAEVRAAEASILLAQKSRLPDFTLGFMGDAKTDPTLYRLPGNPGTMSLPIWRDKIAAQIAEAQANKRSAQAQLSSEQIALAADWAARSYLYREASRNLALLNDQLLPKARRSLEVARSGYLAGQIDFFNLTDSERTLLGFELDQIEASTQREVVLAELSLIVQGMPPSGASLSPTSAGMSRGNSSAPRKTSGGM